Proteins from one Acanthopagrus latus isolate v.2019 chromosome 18, fAcaLat1.1, whole genome shotgun sequence genomic window:
- the LOC119008055 gene encoding uncharacterized protein LOC119008055, with translation MDMYALDALWAVHRCSTGPPSTTIPELFTAWLRCCSALLLWSPPACGDVGWSVLRHCWWGLQVFSTGAPGLLLSLHPRLRCWDWILWSPALPLLPPKLDSQGGCKPSVLHVELKPQVCFLSSLIRSLQASLNKRCLGIFIKVEMARTQDGTTAPFSDPVYLKAAALDPAFSLLWVEPHVLVNRDIKAELAQQVKDAAETEQPVPLADEEEQEDLRQGEELLLHTISGRRRMLGLLQHYS, from the exons ATGGACATGT ACGCACTTGAtgctctgtgggctgtccatcGCTGCTCCACTGGTCCTCCGTCAACCACAATCCCTGAGTTGTTCACTGCCTGGCTCCGTtgttgctctgctctgctgctgtggtctccccCGGCTTGTGGCGATGTTGGATGGTCAGTGCTCCGTCATTGCTGGTGGGgtcttcaggtgttcagcaCAGGAGCTCCTGGACTTCTGCTGTCGCTTCACCCCAGGCTCCGCTGCTGGGACTGGATCTTATGGTCTCCTGCGTTGCCCCTGTTGCCTCCCAAACTAGATAGCCAGGGAGGCTGCAAGCCCTCGGTCTTGCATGTG GAGCTGAAGCCTCAAGTCTGTTTCCTGAGCAGCCTGATCAGAAGTCTCCAGGCATCCCTGAACAAAAGATGTCTTGGAATCTTCATCAAGGTGGAAATGGCCAGGACACAAGATGGGACCACTGCACCCTTTTCCGATCCAGTCTACCTCAAAGCAGCTGCCTTGGATCCAGCCTTTTCTCTGTTGTGGGTGGAGCCCCATGTGCTGGTCAATCGTGACATCAAGGCAGAGCTGGCACAACAAGTTAAAG ATGCTGCAGAGACTGAGCAACCTGTGCCTCTTGCTGATGAAGAAGAGCAAGAGGACCTTAGACAAGGAGAAGAGCTTTTGCTGCATACCATAAGTGGCAGAAGAAGGATGTTGGGACTACTCCAACACTACAGCTAA